ACATTGTGCAATTAATACAAAAATTAAGTCCAACAAGATCATATTATAAAGGAGGAAAAATTAGAACCAATATCTATAAATAAACTGTCTTTAAGATGACTAAAGAGGTTAGAGTGGACATTTTCTTGAGATGCCAGCAAACTACGTGTATTTTATGCTTCATCCAATTCACAGAAACTTAGCCGTATACATAAGCAGAATAAATGAACTTTGAGAAGGATTTGGTACCTTTTACTCTTTGTTCATAAGAAGCTCGATCACGCATCATCAGAGCAGCAGCCTCTCCATTCAATGGGTCTGATGGGTTCGGGTACAATAGAAGTTGTGGAAGGAACACTTCAAACACATTTACCAGATCTGTGAAACACGGAAGCCAACATCTGGAAACAATTACACAAAACTATAAAGCTGAAAATGGCATGAGTTCAAAGTACACAATTAAGTTTTATAATAGCCGACAGTATTACAATGGATAATTGAAGGTAGAATAAGCTATTTTACCAAACATAGGGCTCCAGGTCTGATTGATTACATCCAAGCAGACTGATCCTGACCTGTAATTTAGAACTCATTAACATAATCAGTTGTACAAAAAACAGTGAGACTTAAATCAGCACATTTCTTAAGCTACACAGGAGTACTTAATGATCATATGAAAGTACCACTCATAGTAGCTGAGAAAAAAACTTGGAATATAGAAAACCAATAACTCACATTTCATCGACATTTGGGTGATATATCTTATTAACGAAACCAATTGATGGCGACTTATAAGGATAAGCATCTGGTAACTCCACCCTAATCCTCCACACACCACCATGGTAAGGACCTATCATAAACCACttagaaagtaaaaaacaaGAACATAAAAAATACCCTTTTGTTTGGAACTAAAATTTCCATTTTGCAATGTACAAGTAGAAACAGGAAGCGATCACGACATACAAACAAACAATGTGATATCGAGACAGTAAGGAGAAATGAAACAGCTAATAGTAAATTCATCAGTAAAAAAGAAATCTGTTCTAGATTTCATTTGTAAACTGATAGGGGTGGAGAACAAAAAGGAAGCTCAATGGAAGCTTGAACTTTCTTCTTCATAACAGTACAGAAAAATACAGAGCTTTCAGCATTTTGATAATAAAAAAGATGGGAGTCAAACAACCCAAAATTAAGTTACTAGATCGAACAGTACTAAAGCGAAATCCATACATTTAAAGTAATAAAAGGGATGGAATAAAACAGATATCGCCAAATATTACAGGGTCaacaaaattgaaacaaaaccgattaacaaaaaaaacatataaccccaatttaaaaaaataaaggcacaagaagaataaaaatccagaaacaaagagaagaagatatacTGTCATTCGGTCCATGAAAATCCACATAAAACTCTTGCATGCCATCGTTAATCATCTCCACCTTGTAATCGCTCATCATACTAAATTGAACATAAGaagcaaaaagtaaaaaattatctaaaaaatggagaaatatatattaaaaaaaaaaaagaacaattagAAAATCTACAGCTTCATCAGGTCCATCTCTCGGCGTTTGCTTGGGGAAGACATGATTTTTTAATTCTGTT
The window above is part of the Macadamia integrifolia cultivar HAES 741 unplaced genomic scaffold, SCU_Mint_v3 scaffold_18A, whole genome shotgun sequence genome. Proteins encoded here:
- the LOC122071115 gene encoding ubiquitin-conjugating enzyme E2-23 kDa-like isoform X2, with protein sequence MSSPSKRREMDLMKLMMSDYKVEMINDGMQEFYVDFHGPNDSPYHGGVWRIRVELPDAYPYKSPSIGFVNKIYHPNVDEMSGSVCLDVINQTWSPMFDLVNVFEVFLPQLLLYPNPSDPLNGEAAALMMRDRASYEQRVKEYCEKYAKPEDIGAKEEEKSSDEELSEEEYDSSDEAVAGHADP
- the LOC122071115 gene encoding ubiquitin-conjugating enzyme E2-23 kDa-like isoform X1, which produces MSSPSKRREMDLMKLMMSDYKVEMINDGMQEFYVDFHGPNDSPYHGGVWRIRVELPDAYPYKSPSIGFVNKIYHPNVDEMSGSVCLDVINQTWSPMFGKIAYSTFNYPLCWLPCFTDLVNVFEVFLPQLLLYPNPSDPLNGEAAALMMRDRASYEQRVKEYCEKYAKPEDIGAKEEEKSSDEELSEEEYDSSDEAVAGHADP